In a single window of the Bacillus clarus genome:
- a CDS encoding sensor histidine kinase — translation MKKRKKLLNLWKTITLLVCTVVIFSLLVTDILISHNVERTTEESQAEKAKTIARIVASSSVVIEGLTGRTDISEIQTYTNKLLKNTDVQFIVVMDMDGIRKSHPNPQKIGHHFVGGDEGTVLKGKEHVSLAEGTLGISMRVFVPIFADTGEQLGAVAVGISADNVKERVKESRHIIYIGVGVGILVGIIGAILLARHIKKILFGLEPHRIAKILEERNTMLQSVKEGIIAVDKEARVTLINNEAKRLFKKSGLKEEFIGKDVELYTPNSRIKEVLQTGEVQLNEEQNIYGITIVTNRVPLYVKGEIVGVIATFRDKTEIRKLAEELTGIKLYAEALRAQSHEFMNKMHVVLGLTHMKQYEELQKYVSSMVSEHQYEIGGVMKKIKSPVFAGFLLGKLSYAREKNIKLIIDEGSYLPEIYDESIIHELITIVGNLIDNALDAVMNCEKQQVEVGIQYGDTLIITVQDTGNGIPEDTLDKLFIKGYSTKGDNRGYGLHLVKESLQRINGEIHFQSLLGTGTTITIEIPKSRDERQR, via the coding sequence ATGAAAAAGAGGAAAAAATTATTGAATTTATGGAAAACGATTACATTATTAGTATGTACAGTTGTAATCTTTTCTTTACTCGTAACAGATATTTTAATTAGCCATAACGTTGAACGAACGACAGAAGAAAGCCAAGCAGAAAAGGCAAAAACAATTGCACGTATTGTAGCAAGTTCTTCAGTTGTCATTGAAGGTTTGACAGGAAGGACGGATATATCCGAAATTCAAACGTATACAAACAAGTTATTAAAGAATACGGATGTTCAATTTATTGTAGTTATGGATATGGATGGAATACGAAAATCTCATCCAAACCCTCAAAAAATAGGTCATCATTTTGTTGGAGGGGATGAAGGAACTGTATTGAAGGGCAAGGAACACGTCTCGTTAGCAGAAGGAACTTTAGGGATTTCTATGCGAGTATTCGTACCTATTTTTGCTGACACAGGTGAGCAACTTGGTGCGGTCGCTGTTGGCATTTCAGCTGATAATGTGAAAGAGAGAGTGAAAGAAAGTAGACATATTATTTATATCGGTGTTGGTGTTGGAATATTAGTTGGAATTATAGGAGCGATATTGCTAGCTAGACATATAAAGAAAATTTTATTTGGTCTTGAGCCGCATAGGATAGCGAAAATTTTAGAAGAAAGAAATACGATGCTACAATCTGTAAAAGAAGGTATTATTGCTGTAGATAAAGAGGCGAGAGTAACTTTAATTAATAATGAAGCAAAACGGCTATTTAAGAAAAGTGGACTTAAAGAAGAGTTTATCGGTAAAGATGTTGAATTGTATACGCCGAATTCACGTATAAAAGAAGTGTTGCAAACAGGCGAGGTACAATTAAACGAAGAACAAAATATTTATGGAATTACGATTGTTACAAATCGTGTTCCTTTATATGTAAAAGGAGAAATAGTTGGCGTGATTGCAACATTTCGTGATAAAACAGAGATTAGAAAATTGGCAGAGGAACTAACCGGTATCAAGCTATATGCGGAAGCATTACGGGCACAATCCCATGAATTTATGAATAAAATGCATGTTGTATTAGGACTTACACATATGAAACAGTATGAAGAACTTCAAAAATATGTAAGTAGTATGGTATCAGAGCATCAATATGAAATTGGTGGGGTTATGAAAAAAATTAAAAGCCCAGTATTTGCTGGTTTTTTACTAGGTAAACTTAGCTATGCTAGAGAGAAAAATATAAAGTTAATTATAGATGAAGGTTCTTACTTACCAGAAATATATGATGAAAGTATCATTCATGAACTTATCACGATTGTTGGAAATTTAATCGATAATGCATTAGACGCAGTGATGAATTGTGAGAAGCAGCAGGTTGAAGTTGGAATACAATATGGGGATACATTAATTATTACAGTACAAGATACAGGGAATGGGATACCAGAAGATACGCTCGATAAATTATTTATAAAAGGTTACTCTACAAAGGGCGATAATCGCGGTTATGGCTTGCACCTTGTAAAAGAAAGTCTACAGCGAATAAATGGAGAAATTCATTTTCAATCATTGTTAGGAACAGGAACAACAATAACAATTGAAATACCTAAAAGTAGGGATGAGAGACAACGATGA
- a CDS encoding carbohydrate ABC transporter permease, whose protein sequence is MIVKKWKQNVLLYTLLIISAVMVFFPVLYAFLISFMTPEDIQMRRILPTQFTFDNFVNIFQKVPLLSYLYNSLIVSTVVMLGQLIVSSLAAYAFVFLHFKGRNFIFFLFISTMLIPWEATMVPNFLTIQNFGWINSFAGMTVPFFATAFGIFLLRQHFMTLPNELKEAAFIEGIGNVRFLFSVVIPYCKTSFITLGVYSFLTTWNMYLWPLLVTTDEKVRTVQIGVKQLQSQEVATDWGSVMAGVTVIVIPTLILLFLGQKQLQQGLTKGAIK, encoded by the coding sequence ATGATCGTTAAGAAATGGAAACAAAACGTCCTTTTATATACACTGCTTATCATTAGTGCAGTAATGGTCTTTTTTCCTGTACTGTATGCATTTTTAATAAGCTTTATGACACCGGAAGATATTCAAATGAGAAGGATACTTCCAACTCAATTTACTTTTGATAATTTCGTGAATATCTTTCAAAAAGTACCGCTTCTTTCGTACTTGTATAATAGTTTGATTGTATCGACAGTTGTAATGCTTGGGCAACTTATCGTATCAAGTTTAGCGGCTTATGCCTTTGTATTCCTGCATTTTAAAGGCAGAAATTTCATCTTTTTTCTATTTATTTCAACAATGCTCATTCCGTGGGAAGCAACGATGGTACCCAATTTCTTAACGATTCAAAACTTCGGATGGATCAACAGTTTTGCTGGGATGACGGTTCCATTTTTTGCAACAGCTTTCGGTATTTTCTTATTACGTCAACATTTTATGACGCTGCCGAATGAGCTGAAGGAAGCAGCATTTATTGAAGGAATCGGAAACGTAAGATTTTTATTCAGCGTTGTAATTCCGTATTGTAAAACGAGTTTTATTACGCTTGGAGTATATAGTTTTTTAACAACATGGAATATGTATTTATGGCCACTTCTAGTGACAACAGATGAAAAAGTAAGAACGGTACAAATTGGTGTGAAGCAGCTCCAGTCTCAAGAAGTTGCAACAGATTGGGGAAGTGTAATGGCTGGCGTCACTGTTATCGTCATTCCAACATTAATTTTACTATTTTTAGGACAGAAGCAACTGCAACAAGGGTTAACAAAAGGTGCAATTAAATAA
- a CDS encoding ABC transporter ATP-binding protein, with protein MIKLRNVSKVYKNSEETAVKDVSVHIRQGEFFVLVGPSGCGKSTLLRMIAGLEEISSGDLLINEHVANDLEPKNRNLSMVFQNYALYPHLSVEENILFGLKVKKVQKEERQKRLMEAVEMVGLKEYVKMKPGQLSGGQRQRIALARAIVSHAPICLMDEPLSNLDAKLRAQMRIEIREIQQRLGITMVYVTHDQIEAMTMGDRIMVLNKGSIQQVGTPLDIYNYPANEFVASFIGSPSMNINNGKVDKEKGMLCVGELRIPLSTGQLKQLLEGNVRIGIRPEHIVLSEEGQEVVLQSVEVLGNESILNFIVNGETWSAKVIGQLLLKKGDKVKLLFPKEKLCFFHNDTNERLQVVDEEELKVVAK; from the coding sequence GTGATTAAATTAAGAAATGTATCGAAAGTATATAAAAACTCAGAAGAAACAGCAGTTAAAGATGTATCGGTTCATATTCGTCAAGGAGAATTCTTTGTTTTAGTTGGCCCTTCTGGATGTGGAAAAAGTACATTATTACGAATGATTGCTGGTTTGGAAGAAATTTCTTCTGGAGATTTACTTATTAATGAACATGTTGCAAATGATTTAGAACCGAAAAATCGAAATTTATCGATGGTATTTCAAAACTATGCTTTATATCCCCATCTATCTGTAGAAGAAAATATTTTGTTCGGTTTAAAGGTAAAAAAGGTGCAAAAAGAAGAGCGCCAAAAACGATTGATGGAAGCTGTTGAGATGGTAGGGTTGAAAGAGTATGTCAAAATGAAGCCGGGGCAATTATCCGGTGGACAAAGACAGCGAATCGCATTGGCAAGGGCGATTGTGAGTCACGCTCCAATTTGTTTAATGGATGAGCCTCTTTCAAATTTAGATGCAAAATTACGTGCTCAAATGCGAATTGAAATTAGAGAAATTCAACAACGATTAGGAATTACAATGGTTTACGTTACTCACGATCAAATTGAAGCGATGACTATGGGAGATCGTATTATGGTTTTAAATAAAGGAAGTATACAGCAAGTAGGAACACCGCTGGATATATACAATTATCCAGCAAATGAATTTGTAGCAAGCTTTATCGGTTCCCCATCTATGAATATTAATAATGGAAAAGTAGATAAAGAAAAGGGGATGTTATGTGTTGGTGAATTGCGAATTCCGCTTTCTACGGGACAATTGAAACAATTACTGGAAGGGAATGTACGTATAGGTATTCGTCCTGAGCATATTGTATTGTCTGAGGAAGGACAAGAAGTTGTATTACAATCGGTAGAAGTATTAGGAAACGAATCTATTTTGAACTTCATAGTAAATGGGGAGACATGGAGTGCTAAAGTAATTGGACAACTATTATTGAAAAAAGGTGACAAAGTAAAATTATTATTCCCGAAAGAAAAACTATGTTTCTTTCATAATGATACGAATGAAAGACTGCAAGTAGTAGATGAAGAAGAGTTGAAAGTGGTGGCGAAATAA
- a CDS encoding sensor histidine kinase: protein MKKGSLFQKTRIRLTILNSLVFIILIGILGSLVYSYTYNQIYNGVDGSIREFIMKLTREKRQGPAQFELNRDLRIGDSRVSLLVWNENNQLQGIEPKSRDRSFFEENQTRLFPKKVGDFYDIEIKGRSYRTGAVHGTTRFGENVTFQILRETTTEKEVLRTLLLILIIGCSIGSLCAIGIGFFLAGSALVPIRDSWEKQQQFVSDASHELRTPLAVIQSKTDVLFQSPSATIEEKAMDISTISKECRRLSKLVANLLLLARSDSNQIEMDKKKFEMGKLLEEVVEPYKEIASYQEKAMTLKVEHGISFIGDRERIHQMMVILLDNAMKYTNEGGYIQIECTHTSSLIRIQVKDDGIGVKEEDIPKLFDRFYQGDKARSTSEGAGLGLSIASWIVEKHLGRISVESALGEGTCFEVVFPKNQRV, encoded by the coding sequence ATGAAAAAGGGAAGTTTATTTCAAAAGACACGTATTCGTCTTACTATATTAAATTCGTTAGTGTTTATTATATTAATTGGGATATTGGGAAGTTTAGTTTATTCATATACATATAATCAAATTTACAATGGAGTAGATGGATCGATAAGAGAATTTATTATGAAGCTAACAAGAGAAAAGCGCCAGGGTCCCGCTCAATTTGAATTAAATAGAGATTTACGTATAGGAGATTCAAGGGTTTCATTATTGGTATGGAATGAAAATAATCAGTTGCAAGGGATAGAACCAAAATCTCGAGATCGTAGCTTTTTTGAAGAAAATCAAACTAGGTTATTTCCAAAAAAAGTTGGAGATTTTTATGATATAGAAATAAAAGGAAGAAGTTATAGAACTGGAGCAGTTCACGGAACTACACGGTTTGGAGAGAACGTTACATTTCAAATATTACGTGAAACAACAACTGAAAAAGAAGTACTTCGCACATTATTACTAATTCTTATAATAGGTTGCAGTATAGGAAGTCTATGTGCAATAGGTATCGGCTTTTTCTTAGCTGGTAGCGCGCTTGTACCTATTCGTGATTCGTGGGAGAAACAGCAGCAGTTCGTTTCTGATGCATCACATGAATTAAGGACACCACTTGCAGTTATTCAATCAAAAACAGATGTATTATTTCAATCACCGTCCGCGACGATAGAAGAAAAAGCGATGGATATTTCTACAATTTCAAAGGAATGTAGAAGGTTATCTAAGCTTGTTGCTAATTTATTATTGTTAGCACGTTCTGATTCTAATCAAATCGAGATGGATAAGAAAAAATTTGAAATGGGTAAGCTGTTGGAAGAAGTAGTAGAGCCATATAAAGAAATTGCTTCCTATCAAGAAAAAGCGATGACGTTAAAAGTAGAACATGGGATATCGTTTATTGGTGATAGAGAGAGAATTCATCAAATGATGGTTATTTTATTGGACAACGCGATGAAATATACGAATGAAGGTGGATATATTCAAATTGAATGTACACATACTAGTAGCTTGATTCGTATACAGGTGAAAGATGACGGAATTGGAGTTAAGGAAGAAGATATTCCGAAATTATTTGACCGTTTTTATCAAGGAGATAAGGCAAGAAGTACATCAGAAGGAGCTGGGTTAGGGCTTTCAATTGCTAGTTGGATTGTAGAAAAACATCTTGGGAGAATATCAGTAGAGAGCGCGTTAGGAGAAGGTACTTGTTTTGAAGTGGTTTTTCCAAAAAATCAAAGAGTATGA
- a CDS encoding ABC transporter substrate-binding protein: protein MSLLKKGAALLMAATMALTATACSSSKTEGKSEAKETVAPVEKNGDKTVIRFWHAMGGKTQGVLDGLVADYNKSQNKYEIKAEFQGSYEESLTKFKTISATKEAPALVQSSEITTKYMIDSKKITPIDSWIKKDKYDTSKLEKAITNYYSVDGKMYSIPFNSSTPVLIYNKDAFAKAGLDPEKAPKTYAELKEAAKKLTIKEGGNVKQYGFSMLNYGWFFEELLATQGGLYVDKENGRKDAATKAVFNGKEGQKVFGLLDELNKAGTLGMYGASWDDIRAAFQSGQVAMYLDSSAGVRDLIDASKFNVGVSYIPYPEDAKQNGVVIGGASLWMTNMVSEETQQGAWDFMKYLTKPDVQAKWHTATGYFSINPDAYNEPLVKEQYEKYPQLKVTVEQLQATKQSSATQGALISVFPESRDAVVKALEAMYDGKNSKEALDEAAKTTDRAISISARTSQK, encoded by the coding sequence ATGAGTTTATTAAAAAAAGGTGCTGCTCTGTTAATGGCAGCTACAATGGCATTAACAGCTACAGCTTGTTCCAGTAGTAAAACAGAAGGGAAATCTGAGGCGAAGGAAACAGTGGCTCCAGTTGAAAAAAACGGCGACAAAACTGTAATTCGTTTTTGGCATGCGATGGGTGGAAAAACACAAGGTGTATTAGATGGGCTTGTTGCAGACTACAATAAGTCACAAAATAAATACGAAATAAAGGCAGAGTTTCAAGGGTCATATGAAGAATCTTTAACGAAATTCAAAACGATATCAGCAACGAAAGAAGCTCCAGCTCTTGTTCAATCGAGTGAAATTACAACGAAATATATGATTGATAGTAAAAAAATCACTCCAATTGATAGCTGGATTAAAAAAGATAAATATGATACGTCAAAATTAGAAAAAGCAATTACGAATTATTACTCAGTTGATGGGAAAATGTATTCTATACCATTTAATTCATCTACACCAGTGTTAATTTACAATAAAGACGCTTTTGCAAAAGCTGGATTAGATCCAGAGAAAGCGCCGAAAACGTATGCTGAATTAAAAGAGGCTGCGAAGAAGTTAACAATTAAAGAAGGAGGAAATGTAAAACAATATGGATTTTCGATGTTGAACTATGGTTGGTTCTTTGAAGAATTATTAGCGACACAAGGCGGTCTATATGTAGATAAAGAAAATGGACGTAAAGATGCAGCGACTAAGGCTGTATTTAACGGAAAAGAAGGACAAAAAGTATTCGGCTTATTAGATGAATTGAATAAGGCTGGTACGCTCGGAATGTATGGAGCAAGTTGGGACGATATTCGTGCCGCATTCCAATCTGGACAAGTTGCGATGTATTTGGATTCTTCAGCTGGTGTTCGTGACTTAATTGATGCATCTAAGTTTAATGTAGGCGTTTCGTATATTCCGTATCCAGAAGATGCGAAGCAAAATGGTGTAGTAATCGGCGGGGCATCATTATGGATGACGAACATGGTTTCAGAAGAAACACAACAAGGTGCTTGGGACTTTATGAAATATTTAACGAAACCAGATGTACAAGCAAAATGGCATACAGCAACAGGCTATTTCTCAATTAATCCAGATGCATATAATGAGCCCTTAGTAAAAGAACAATATGAAAAGTATCCACAGTTAAAAGTAACAGTAGAGCAATTACAAGCAACAAAACAATCTTCAGCAACCCAAGGAGCATTAATTAGTGTATTCCCAGAATCAAGAGATGCAGTTGTGAAAGCATTAGAAGCAATGTATGACGGAAAGAACAGTAAAGAAGCGTTAGACGAAGCAGCAAAAACAACAGACAGAGCAATCAGCATTTCAGCTCGTACAAGTCAAAAATAA
- a CDS encoding carbohydrate ABC transporter permease, whose protein sequence is MIEVGKLPVQTKVSKKKELWGRTKDLRTGLLFLAPSIVLFSIFLFYPLFRTIYYSFYLTDIHGEANLFVGLENYQYLFSDPVFYKSVKSTLLFVLYTVPTSIVFALFLALIANEKIKGNGLFRVLFSSTMGISVAASAVIWLFLFHSSVGLFNNILGAMNLPAIAWLTSPDWALFSVSVTTVWVNTGFAFLVLLGGLQNIDTSLYESASIDGASYLYKLRRVTLPMLSPTLFFIVTVTLISAFQSFGQIDILTHGGPNDATNLIVYSIYKEAFVNHQFGTASAQAMVLFIFIFIATLLQFKFAERKVHYK, encoded by the coding sequence ATGATTGAAGTAGGGAAGTTACCAGTTCAAACAAAAGTGTCAAAAAAGAAGGAATTATGGGGAAGGACGAAAGATTTAAGAACAGGATTATTATTTTTAGCACCATCTATCGTATTGTTTTCAATTTTTCTTTTCTATCCGCTATTTAGGACGATTTACTACAGTTTCTATTTAACAGATATACATGGAGAGGCGAATCTCTTTGTTGGGTTAGAAAATTATCAATATTTATTCTCTGATCCTGTTTTCTACAAAAGTGTAAAGTCGACTTTATTATTTGTTCTTTATACAGTGCCGACTAGCATTGTATTTGCTTTATTCCTGGCGTTAATTGCAAATGAAAAAATAAAAGGGAATGGATTGTTTCGAGTGTTATTCTCTTCAACAATGGGTATATCAGTAGCAGCAAGTGCAGTGATTTGGTTATTTTTGTTTCATTCAAGTGTAGGGCTATTTAATAACATACTAGGTGCTATGAATCTTCCTGCAATCGCATGGTTAACGAGTCCGGATTGGGCGTTGTTTTCTGTATCGGTTACAACAGTATGGGTAAATACAGGATTTGCATTTTTAGTTCTATTAGGTGGGTTACAAAATATTGATACATCTTTATATGAGAGTGCATCTATTGATGGCGCTAGTTATTTATATAAGCTTCGCCGTGTTACGCTACCTATGTTATCACCAACTTTATTTTTTATCGTAACAGTCACTTTAATTAGTGCATTTCAAAGTTTTGGACAAATCGATATTTTAACACATGGTGGACCGAATGATGCAACAAATTTAATAGTGTACTCGATTTATAAAGAGGCATTTGTAAATCATCAATTTGGGACAGCGAGTGCACAAGCAATGGTCTTGTTTATCTTTATTTTCATTGCAACACTACTTCAATTTAAGTTTGCAGAGAGAAAGGTGCATTATAAATGA
- a CDS encoding glycerol-3-phosphate responsive antiterminator codes for MFEECYIAMIKDWEGYKTYKKLPKTVFLMTGSMLELPERVYELQKNGHDVFLHCDFIQGLNTNTEEALLFIQDVIGAQGIISTKGSTIRNANKIGLKTIQRIFIVDTLSLTKSIENCKTTKPNAVEIMPGIMPSIIKQLAEEIEFPIIAGGLIQTREDAEIAIRAGASAISTSHCEVWLQEEKGVQACD; via the coding sequence ATGTTTGAAGAATGTTATATAGCGATGATAAAAGATTGGGAGGGATATAAAACATATAAAAAATTGCCGAAGACAGTTTTTCTTATGACAGGTTCAATGCTTGAGTTACCAGAACGTGTATATGAATTACAAAAAAATGGACATGATGTATTTCTTCATTGTGATTTTATACAAGGATTAAATACGAATACAGAAGAAGCACTCTTGTTTATTCAGGACGTAATTGGTGCACAAGGCATTATTTCTACGAAAGGTTCTACCATTCGAAATGCAAATAAGATTGGATTAAAGACCATTCAACGTATTTTCATTGTTGATACATTATCTTTAACAAAATCAATTGAAAATTGTAAAACGACTAAACCGAATGCAGTAGAGATTATGCCTGGTATTATGCCTTCTATTATTAAACAACTAGCAGAAGAAATAGAATTTCCTATTATTGCAGGCGGGCTGATTCAAACGAGAGAAGATGCGGAAATTGCAATTCGGGCAGGAGCAAGTGCAATTTCAACGAGTCATTGTGAAGTATGGTTACAAGAGGAAAAAGGGGTGCAAGCTTGTGATTAA
- a CDS encoding GrpB family protein, with protein MELGLKGDEIKLVSYTDEWKKEFCQVKNDIQASTNIEANRIEHIGSIAIEGMLAKPVIDVVVAVDDLSSVDKFIIEGLNTIGFLRLKVKRPDEIVFAKFTDSSFQKLAHYVHLVEYEKELWSNLIFFRDYMNSNEEAKVEYVNLKLNYIKKCSTGIKEYIDHKESFVRSVFKKGK; from the coding sequence ATGGAGTTAGGATTAAAGGGAGATGAAATTAAATTAGTCAGTTATACGGACGAATGGAAAAAAGAATTTTGTCAAGTGAAAAATGATATACAAGCAAGTACGAATATAGAAGCTAATCGTATAGAACATATTGGTAGTATAGCTATTGAAGGAATGTTAGCTAAGCCGGTTATAGATGTAGTAGTGGCTGTAGACGATTTAAGTTCAGTGGACAAGTTCATTATAGAGGGGCTTAACACAATAGGATTTTTGAGACTGAAAGTAAAACGGCCAGATGAAATTGTCTTTGCTAAATTCACAGATTCTTCTTTTCAAAAGCTTGCACACTATGTTCATTTAGTTGAGTATGAAAAAGAACTTTGGAGTAATTTAATTTTTTTTAGAGATTATATGAATTCGAATGAAGAAGCGAAAGTAGAGTATGTAAACTTAAAATTAAATTATATAAAGAAATGTTCGACTGGGATAAAAGAGTATATAGATCATAAAGAAAGCTTTGTGAGAAGTGTTTTTAAGAAGGGGAAGTAA
- a CDS encoding C39 family peptidase — protein MTRKWKLYICMIALGAAIWSVYTNEFTKYVEKVKSLTLPTVQSQKRIVSSNNDNEKVSLPNVPFIQQLPELDRGCEVTSLAMMLQYAGVSIDKMTLANEIKKVAFSDDSVRGNPNEGFVGNIYTFSESGYGVYHGPLFQLAKQYLPNQAIDLTGENIDEIYKNVKKGSPVVMITNATYAPLDEDEFTVWETSAGEVSITYNEHCVLLVGYDKESVYIQDPLSDAPNVSVPREDFEKAWVQMGSQALSYVKNPK, from the coding sequence ATGACACGAAAGTGGAAGTTGTATATATGTATGATTGCATTAGGTGCGGCAATATGGAGCGTATACACAAATGAGTTTACAAAGTATGTAGAGAAAGTGAAAAGCTTAACATTACCAACTGTACAAAGCCAAAAACGAATAGTATCCAGTAATAATGATAATGAAAAAGTCAGCTTACCAAATGTACCTTTTATTCAGCAATTGCCAGAGCTAGATCGAGGCTGTGAAGTGACAAGTTTAGCGATGATGTTACAGTACGCAGGTGTTTCCATTGATAAAATGACATTAGCAAATGAAATAAAGAAAGTTGCTTTTTCAGATGATAGTGTAAGAGGAAATCCGAATGAAGGATTCGTAGGGAATATATATACGTTTTCTGAATCGGGATACGGTGTATATCACGGGCCACTCTTCCAATTAGCAAAACAATATTTGCCGAATCAAGCTATTGATTTAACAGGGGAAAATATAGATGAAATTTATAAGAATGTGAAAAAAGGAAGTCCTGTAGTAATGATTACAAATGCAACGTATGCTCCGTTAGATGAAGATGAATTTACAGTGTGGGAAACAAGTGCAGGAGAAGTTTCTATTACTTATAATGAACATTGTGTTCTCCTTGTTGGGTATGATAAGGAATCCGTATATATTCAGGATCCACTTAGCGATGCACCAAATGTAAGTGTGCCGCGAGAGGATTTTGAAAAGGCGTGGGTACAAATGGGGAGTCAAGCGCTTAGTTATGTGAAAAATCCTAAGTGA
- a CDS encoding metallophosphoesterase family protein, with product MERILVISDIHGEIEKFEQLLKEARYDMKQDQLILLGDYVDRGPNACAVIEKVKELKEEGALVLKGNHEDMMIKALTTDEEHSWNHWVKRNGGDKTLYSYGFVEEDIAVNEEAFQKPILQSLLLEEHLKFIQELDHYIETEDYIFVHAGVEPTKPVSESEPYTLMWIRNEFHSRYNGEKVVIFGHTETKTLHGNDNCDVYFGGNRIIGIDGGAVYGGQLNCLELPSEQVYVVKA from the coding sequence ATGGAGAGAATACTTGTTATTAGTGATATTCATGGAGAGATAGAAAAGTTTGAACAGTTGTTGAAAGAAGCGCGATATGATATGAAACAGGACCAGTTAATTTTACTAGGGGATTATGTAGATCGTGGTCCAAATGCGTGTGCTGTAATTGAAAAGGTGAAAGAGTTAAAAGAAGAGGGAGCTTTAGTTTTAAAAGGGAATCATGAAGATATGATGATTAAAGCGTTAACGACTGATGAAGAACATTCATGGAACCATTGGGTAAAGAGAAATGGTGGAGATAAAACATTGTATAGTTACGGTTTTGTAGAGGAAGATATTGCGGTAAATGAGGAAGCCTTCCAAAAGCCGATTTTACAATCTCTTTTATTAGAAGAGCATTTAAAGTTTATTCAAGAATTAGATCACTATATTGAAACAGAAGATTACATATTTGTACATGCTGGTGTTGAGCCGACGAAACCAGTTTCTGAATCCGAACCATATACGTTAATGTGGATACGGAATGAGTTTCATAGTAGATATAATGGTGAGAAGGTTGTCATATTTGGACATACGGAAACTAAGACACTTCATGGCAATGATAATTGTGATGTATATTTTGGGGGTAATCGTATTATAGGTATTGACGGCGGGGCTGTATATGGTGGCCAGTTAAATTGCTTAGAATTACCAAGTGAACAAGTATATGTAGTAAAAGCTTAA
- a CDS encoding response regulator transcription factor: MRLLVVEDHAPLLESIVQILRDEFEVDTAMNGEDGLFLALQNIYDAILLDVMMPGMDGFEVIQKIRDEKIETPVLFLTAKDSLEDRVKGLDFGGDDYIVKPFQAPELKARIRALLRRSGSLTTRQTIRYKGIELFGKEKDVQVDGELIKLTLKQYELLEYLIQNSGKILMREQIFDRVWGFDSDTTVAIVEVYVHHLRKKLEKFGYQKDIQTVRGIGYILQEQ, encoded by the coding sequence ATGCGCTTATTAGTAGTGGAAGATCATGCTCCTTTATTAGAGTCAATTGTACAAATTTTACGTGATGAGTTTGAAGTAGATACAGCGATGAATGGGGAAGATGGATTGTTTTTGGCACTCCAAAATATTTATGATGCAATTTTGCTTGATGTAATGATGCCAGGGATGGATGGATTTGAAGTCATTCAAAAAATACGTGATGAAAAGATTGAGACGCCAGTCCTATTTTTGACAGCGAAAGATTCTTTAGAAGATCGAGTAAAAGGATTAGATTTTGGCGGAGACGATTATATAGTTAAACCATTTCAAGCACCAGAACTTAAAGCGAGAATTCGCGCTTTACTACGAAGAAGTGGTAGTTTAACAACAAGGCAGACAATTCGTTATAAAGGAATTGAATTATTTGGGAAAGAAAAAGATGTACAGGTAGATGGAGAACTAATTAAACTAACTTTAAAACAATATGAATTGTTAGAATATCTCATTCAAAATAGCGGAAAAATTTTAATGCGTGAACAAATTTTTGATCGTGTTTGGGGATTTGATTCCGATACAACGGTAGCGATTGTTGAAGTATATGTACATCACTTACGTAAAAAATTAGAAAAATTTGGTTATCAGAAAGATATTCAAACCGTTCGCGGTATTGGATATATATTACAAGAACAATGA